In one Prosthecochloris aestuarii DSM 271 genomic region, the following are encoded:
- a CDS encoding CoB--CoM heterodisulfide reductase iron-sulfur subunit B family protein, giving the protein MKRYAYYLSCINEAMTKEVDRSLELWQNDLGVEFVRMHESVCCGGSNLDYVSPKHFALVNGRNIALAEKLGLDLVTSCNTCLLTIRSAKKKLDESPALRDEVNGILHKEGLEYKGTSEVRHLLWVLIEDVGLDLIREKVKVPLSNYRIAPFYGCHILRPSTLLGKDNPLEPSSLDQLIEALGGKTIPYEHKNKCCGFHTLLVAEDESLDVAAEALGEAIDAKADFIVTPCPLCHTVLDGYQSKALKKANIKDSIPVFHLSEMVGLALGYTPRQLGIKRHIVT; this is encoded by the coding sequence ATGAAGCGCTACGCATATTACCTCAGCTGTATCAATGAGGCGATGACCAAAGAGGTTGACAGATCGCTGGAACTCTGGCAGAACGATCTCGGTGTTGAATTTGTCAGAATGCACGAGAGTGTCTGTTGCGGAGGAAGCAATCTCGACTATGTCAGTCCCAAGCATTTTGCTCTGGTCAATGGCCGCAATATTGCTCTTGCTGAAAAACTCGGGCTTGATCTTGTTACCTCGTGCAACACCTGTCTGCTGACGATCAGAAGCGCTAAGAAAAAACTTGACGAATCACCTGCGCTGCGAGATGAGGTTAACGGTATTTTGCATAAAGAGGGCCTCGAGTACAAGGGGACATCGGAAGTCCGTCACCTTCTCTGGGTGCTTATCGAGGATGTGGGGCTCGATCTTATCCGTGAGAAAGTCAAAGTCCCGCTGAGCAATTACAGGATCGCGCCCTTCTATGGCTGCCATATTCTTCGCCCGTCGACACTGCTGGGCAAGGACAACCCTCTTGAACCATCTTCGCTTGATCAGCTTATCGAGGCGCTGGGCGGAAAAACAATTCCGTATGAGCATAAGAACAAGTGCTGTGGTTTCCATACGCTGCTTGTCGCCGAAGACGAATCTCTTGATGTTGCGGCTGAAGCGCTTGGAGAGGCTATAGATGCAAAAGCCGATTTTATCGTGACGCCTTGTCCTCTTTGTCATACGGTGCTTGACGGTTACCAGTCGAAAGCGCTGAAAAAAGCCAATATCAAGGACTCTATTCCCGTGTTTCATCTTTCGGAGATGGTCGGGCTCGCATTGGGCTATACGCCACGTCAGCTTGGTATCAAACGCCATATTGTGACTTGA
- the ribE gene encoding 6,7-dimethyl-8-ribityllumazine synthase, protein MTIKTIEGTLDARNSRFALVVSRFNDFIGQKLVEGAVDCIVRHGGSEEQIALYKCPGAFELPSVAKKVAVSGRYDAVITLGAIIRGATSHYDVIAAEATKGVAQVGLDTMIPVTFGVLTTDNLEQAIERAGTKAGNKGFDAALAAIEMVNLYQQV, encoded by the coding sequence ATGACGATCAAAACAATAGAAGGGACGCTTGATGCCCGCAACTCAAGGTTTGCGCTGGTGGTATCGCGTTTTAACGATTTTATAGGCCAGAAACTGGTCGAAGGTGCCGTTGACTGTATTGTCAGGCATGGAGGATCTGAAGAGCAGATCGCTTTGTATAAATGCCCCGGTGCGTTCGAGCTGCCGTCGGTCGCCAAAAAAGTCGCTGTGTCAGGCCGATACGATGCCGTCATCACTCTTGGTGCGATTATCCGCGGCGCAACCAGCCATTATGATGTTATCGCTGCTGAAGCGACGAAGGGCGTTGCTCAGGTCGGTCTTGATACGATGATTCCCGTGACCTTCGGTGTGCTGACTACCGACAATCTCGAACAGGCAATCGAACGTGCCGGGACGAAAGCCGGCAACAAGGGGTTTGATGCTGCTCTTGCTGCTATCGAGATGGTGAACCTCTATCAGCAGGTATAA
- a CDS encoding D-sedoheptulose-7-phosphate isomerase — protein MPDDSLEGLVRSMLHESARIQMQVADDQSGRIVEMAALVSSVFEKGGKLLLCGNGGSAADAQHLATELTIRYRKSVQRRALPAIALTTDTSALTAGANDLGYDDVFCRLVEAYGRQDDILLGLSTSGNSENVFRAINFAREQGMHTLAFLGGDGGRILQVADMSIVVPYDKAADRVQECHIAVGHCLIDCVERLMGFCSEKHITV, from the coding sequence ATGCCTGACGATTCGCTGGAGGGATTGGTCCGGTCTATGCTGCATGAGAGTGCGCGCATTCAGATGCAGGTTGCAGATGATCAGAGCGGGCGCATTGTCGAGATGGCCGCTTTAGTCAGCAGCGTTTTCGAGAAAGGGGGTAAACTGCTGTTGTGTGGTAACGGAGGAAGTGCAGCCGATGCGCAGCATCTTGCTACTGAACTGACCATTCGTTATCGTAAGAGCGTTCAGCGCAGGGCGCTTCCGGCCATTGCGCTGACGACGGATACCTCTGCCCTGACAGCCGGAGCAAACGACCTGGGTTACGATGATGTTTTTTGCAGGCTGGTTGAGGCATACGGCCGGCAAGACGATATTCTTCTGGGTTTGTCGACGAGCGGCAATAGTGAGAATGTCTTTCGTGCAATCAACTTTGCACGCGAGCAGGGGATGCATACACTTGCTTTTCTTGGCGGTGACGGGGGACGTATTCTGCAGGTCGCCGATATGTCCATCGTTGTGCCCTATGATAAGGCGGCTGACAGAGTGCAGGAGTGCCATATAGCTGTCGGCCACTGTCTGATTGATTGTGTTGAGAGACTGATGGGGTTCTGTTCGGAAAAACATATAACCGTATAA
- a CDS encoding CBS domain-containing protein — MDQLVKLRTLPVSALMQKDFHTIKGSCTVAEALQLMKKNNESGLIVEPRNEDDCYGIVTEKDILEKVIDPGEDVHRDPWNTPVFHIMSKPIISINPGLRVKYALRLMKRTNVRRLTVMETNKVIGVLNMTDVLHAVEELPAHDDHVAL; from the coding sequence ATGGATCAGTTAGTAAAACTACGGACCTTACCAGTTTCTGCGCTGATGCAGAAGGATTTTCACACCATCAAGGGCAGTTGTACCGTTGCCGAAGCCCTTCAGTTGATGAAAAAAAACAATGAGAGCGGCCTTATCGTCGAGCCTCGTAACGAGGATGACTGCTATGGCATCGTTACGGAAAAGGATATTCTGGAAAAAGTCATTGATCCCGGCGAGGATGTGCATCGTGACCCCTGGAATACGCCTGTTTTTCATATTATGAGCAAACCGATCATCAGTATCAACCCCGGTTTACGGGTCAAGTACGCGCTTCGCCTCATGAAGCGTACCAATGTCCGTCGCCTTACCGTTATGGAAACCAACAAGGTTATCGGTGTTCTCAATATGACCGATGTTCTTCACGCTGTTGAGGAACTGCCTGCCCATGACGACCATGTAGCATTGTAA
- a CDS encoding ion transporter, producing the protein MTPRTTFKQRLAHIIFDYDTFSARLFDLLLIAAILMSVLIVMLDSVAGIHSAYGDVFYVLEWTFTILFTVEYFMRQYVAKDRLRYTTSFFGVIDLLSILPTYFSIFFPGTQYLLVIRFFRVLRVFRLLKLVKFVKEGEFVKASIIASARKIVFFLFFILVTVCIIGALMYLIEGEENGFHNIPEGVYWAIVTITTVGYGDIYPQTIVGRALAAFLMIMGYSVIAVPTGIVSAEMAAIKDKVNTDLSMHASCCESIPHDDNAKFCKECGRPLSR; encoded by the coding sequence ATGACTCCACGTACGACTTTCAAGCAGCGATTGGCGCATATCATTTTTGATTATGATACATTTTCCGCCAGACTTTTTGACTTATTGCTGATTGCAGCTATTCTGATGAGCGTCTTGATTGTGATGCTCGATAGTGTGGCCGGGATTCACTCGGCGTATGGCGATGTGTTCTATGTTCTCGAGTGGACTTTTACCATTCTCTTTACGGTAGAATATTTCATGCGACAGTATGTCGCAAAAGATCGGCTGCGTTATACAACCAGTTTTTTCGGGGTCATTGATCTGCTTTCGATCCTGCCTACGTATTTCAGTATTTTTTTCCCGGGCACGCAATACCTGCTTGTCATCCGTTTTTTTCGGGTTTTAAGAGTATTTCGTCTGCTCAAGCTTGTCAAGTTTGTCAAGGAAGGCGAATTTGTGAAAGCTTCCATTATCGCGTCGGCGCGTAAAATTGTTTTTTTTCTGTTTTTTATTCTTGTGACGGTGTGTATCATTGGCGCTCTTATGTACCTGATAGAAGGCGAGGAGAACGGTTTTCACAACATTCCCGAAGGGGTATACTGGGCGATTGTGACGATTACGACGGTCGGTTACGGCGATATTTATCCGCAGACCATTGTCGGCAGGGCGCTTGCCGCTTTTCTGATGATCATGGGCTATAGTGTGATCGCCGTTCCAACAGGCATTGTCTCGGCGGAGATGGCTGCTATCAAAGACAAGGTTAATACCGATCTCTCTATGCATGCTTCATGCTGCGAATCCATTCCACATGATGACAATGCTAAATTCTGCAAGGAGTGCGGACGACCTCTTTCTCGCTGA
- a CDS encoding universal stress protein yields MNKILVPTDFSPQAANALGVALSIARTSGAELHIYHVIESPDYPEITDIMAYQSLGNTNVLEKIEERLAQITDCEECADIRISYSIDFDSPYEKISHKASEENYDLIVIGSHGRKGIDRLLIGSTTEKVIQHAPCLVLTIKDATSYFSPSNIVFGSNFYGEIASGFSCLRKFADLYEATIHLLKINTRSHFETSRYSRQLMEKFAEEQQLSNYTINIFNDDSEEEGILHFARDTEADMICVPTHGKTGLSHLISGSIAESVSEQAFRPVLTYRIQPATIKYGVIAPFS; encoded by the coding sequence ATGAACAAAATCCTGGTCCCGACGGATTTCTCTCCCCAGGCAGCCAATGCGCTGGGCGTAGCGCTGAGCATTGCCCGTACAAGCGGCGCAGAACTGCATATCTACCATGTCATCGAATCACCTGACTATCCTGAAATAACCGATATCATGGCCTATCAGTCGCTTGGCAATACCAATGTGCTTGAAAAAATCGAGGAACGTCTCGCCCAGATAACCGATTGTGAAGAGTGCGCCGATATCAGAATCTCCTACTCGATCGATTTCGATTCCCCCTATGAAAAAATCTCCCATAAAGCCTCAGAGGAAAACTACGATCTGATCGTCATCGGCTCTCATGGCAGAAAAGGGATTGACCGCCTCCTTATCGGATCGACAACGGAGAAAGTCATCCAGCACGCACCATGCCTCGTATTGACCATCAAGGATGCAACCAGTTACTTTTCTCCGTCAAATATCGTCTTCGGCTCGAACTTCTACGGGGAAATCGCCAGTGGATTCTCCTGTCTTCGAAAATTCGCGGACCTCTATGAAGCCACCATCCACCTGCTCAAAATCAATACCCGGAGCCACTTCGAAACAAGCCGCTACAGCCGACAGCTGATGGAAAAATTTGCTGAAGAACAGCAGTTATCCAACTACACCATCAACATCTTCAACGACGACAGCGAAGAAGAGGGAATTCTTCACTTCGCAAGAGACACCGAAGCCGATATGATCTGCGTTCCAACCCACGGCAAAACAGGCCTCTCCCACCTGATCTCGGGAAGCATCGCAGAAAGCGTTTCGGAACAGGCCTTCAGGCCGGTCCTGACCTACAGGATACAACCGGCCACCATAAAATACGGCGTTATCGCCCCATTCAGTTGA
- the hemE gene encoding uroporphyrinogen decarboxylase, translated as MLKNDLFLRALKRQPVPRTPIWVMRQAGRYLPEYRAIREKTDFLTLCKTPELAAEVTIQPVDIIGVDAAIIFSDILVVNEAMGMDVQIIETKGIKLTPPIRSQVDIDRLIIPDIEEKLGYVMDAIRLTKKELDNRVPLIGFSGAAWTLFTYAVEGGGSKNYAFAKKMMYREPQMAHMLLSKISQVITEYLLMQVEAGADALQIFDSWASALSEDDYREFALPYIKESVQAIKTKYPDIPVIVFSKDCNTILSDIADTGCDAMGLGWNMDIAKARKELQDRVCIQGNMDPTVLYGTHDKIKAEAAKILKQFGQHTAESGHVFNLGHGILPDVDPANLKCLVDFVKEESPKYH; from the coding sequence ATGCTCAAAAATGATCTTTTTCTTCGGGCGTTGAAGCGGCAGCCGGTTCCAAGGACTCCGATCTGGGTGATGCGGCAGGCAGGCCGATATCTGCCTGAGTACCGCGCAATCAGAGAAAAAACTGATTTTCTGACCCTGTGTAAAACCCCTGAACTGGCTGCAGAAGTCACTATTCAGCCTGTGGATATCATTGGGGTTGATGCGGCTATCATTTTCTCGGATATCCTTGTTGTCAACGAAGCTATGGGCATGGATGTTCAGATCATAGAGACCAAAGGTATCAAACTGACCCCTCCGATCCGTTCTCAGGTTGATATTGATCGCCTCATTATTCCTGATATCGAAGAGAAACTTGGCTATGTTATGGATGCTATCCGTCTGACCAAGAAAGAGCTCGATAACAGGGTTCCTCTTATCGGCTTTTCCGGTGCTGCATGGACGCTCTTTACCTATGCTGTTGAGGGTGGGGGATCGAAGAATTACGCTTTTGCCAAGAAAATGATGTATCGTGAGCCACAGATGGCCCACATGCTTTTGAGCAAGATCTCTCAGGTTATTACCGAGTACCTGCTTATGCAGGTTGAGGCAGGAGCTGACGCGCTTCAGATTTTTGATTCATGGGCAAGTGCTCTTTCTGAAGATGACTATCGTGAGTTCGCCCTTCCTTATATCAAGGAAAGCGTTCAGGCTATCAAAACCAAATATCCCGATATTCCGGTTATTGTGTTCTCTAAAGATTGCAATACCATTCTTTCCGATATTGCTGATACAGGCTGTGATGCTATGGGCCTCGGCTGGAACATGGATATTGCAAAAGCCCGCAAAGAACTTCAGGACCGTGTCTGTATTCAGGGTAATATGGATCCGACAGTTCTCTACGGTACCCATGATAAAATCAAAGCGGAAGCCGCTAAAATTCTCAAGCAGTTTGGTCAGCATACCGCAGAGTCCGGTCATGTCTTCAATCTTGGTCACGGTATTCTTCCTGATGTTGACCCGGCAAATCTCAAATGCCTGGTTGATTTTGTCAAGGAAGAGAGCCCGAAATACCACTGA
- a CDS encoding succinate dehydrogenase/fumarate reductase iron-sulfur subunit: MGEHKEEMRDITFRVLRFNPQIDNKPYFDDYTIPVEKGITVLRALNYIKEHVDASVSFRAFCQAGICGSCGMRINGISKLACTTQVWDEIERCKVANVIKVEPLRNMPHVKDLIVDMDPMVEKMKQYSNWIESTMPESQMGDKEFLISEEEFQEYDKATDCILCASCMSECSILRANKEYVAPAILLKSHRMNVDSRDGSHDKRMAELVKDHGVWDCTHCYRCQETCVKNIPIMDAIHGVREDALAARGVKDSSGARHAEAFMDDISKKGKLVESTLPVRTNGLNWTLKNLLPMAFKMVMKRRTPPPPPLVKPSKGIKKFREEFNEMTEHVKRDQKDNHK; encoded by the coding sequence ATGGGAGAGCATAAAGAAGAAATGAGGGATATAACGTTCCGGGTGCTCCGGTTCAATCCCCAGATAGATAACAAGCCCTATTTCGACGATTACACCATTCCGGTTGAAAAGGGTATTACCGTACTCAGGGCCCTTAATTATATCAAGGAGCATGTCGATGCATCCGTCAGCTTCAGGGCGTTCTGTCAGGCCGGGATCTGCGGGTCGTGCGGTATGCGTATTAACGGAATTTCAAAACTTGCCTGTACGACACAGGTCTGGGATGAGATTGAACGGTGCAAAGTTGCCAATGTGATCAAGGTGGAGCCGTTGCGCAATATGCCTCATGTCAAGGATCTCATCGTCGATATGGATCCGATGGTCGAAAAGATGAAACAGTATTCCAACTGGATTGAATCGACGATGCCTGAAAGCCAGATGGGAGATAAGGAATTTTTGATTTCCGAAGAAGAGTTTCAGGAATACGATAAGGCAACAGACTGTATTCTCTGCGCATCATGCATGTCGGAGTGTTCCATTCTCAGGGCAAACAAGGAGTATGTCGCTCCGGCTATTCTGCTCAAGTCACACAGAATGAATGTCGACAGCCGCGACGGTAGTCACGACAAGAGGATGGCCGAGCTTGTCAAAGATCATGGCGTATGGGATTGTACCCACTGTTACCGGTGCCAGGAGACCTGTGTGAAAAATATTCCTATCATGGATGCTATTCACGGTGTTCGTGAGGATGCTCTTGCTGCCAGAGGCGTTAAGGATTCCAGCGGAGCGAGACATGCCGAAGCGTTTATGGATGATATTTCCAAGAAGGGAAAACTTGTCGAGTCAACTCTGCCGGTCAGGACGAATGGTTTGAACTGGACCCTTAAAAATCTTCTGCCGATGGCTTTCAAGATGGTCATGAAGAGAAGAACGCCGCCGCCGCCGCCGCTTGTCAAGCCGTCAAAGGGCATCAAGAAATTCCGGGAGGAATTTAATGAGATGACCGAGCATGTGAAGCGGGACCAGAAGGATAATCATAAATAA
- a CDS encoding hydroxyacylglutathione hydrolase family protein, with protein sequence MYLKQFRTGGDRNFGYLAADETSRLAVAVDTSYNPGMIVEDARREGLTIRYLFSTHSHHDHTNGNEEAARLTGCTPLLYGSLCPVSGVRIEDGAELPLGALQVKVLYTPGHTDDSICLCVGDVVFTGDTLFVGKVGGTDLAEQAVTEFGSLHEKLLSLPETTRVFPGHDYGVAPESTIGHERRTNPFLLQPDLESFIGLKRNWAAYKKAHGIA encoded by the coding sequence ATGTATCTGAAACAGTTCCGAACCGGAGGGGATAGAAATTTCGGTTACCTTGCCGCTGATGAAACAAGTCGTCTTGCGGTGGCTGTCGATACCTCTTATAATCCGGGGATGATTGTCGAGGATGCGCGTAGGGAGGGGTTGACTATCCGTTACCTCTTTTCTACCCATAGTCACCATGATCATACGAATGGTAATGAAGAGGCCGCTCGTCTGACCGGTTGCACTCCGTTGCTCTATGGATCGCTTTGTCCTGTAAGCGGTGTTCGTATCGAGGATGGTGCAGAGCTGCCTCTTGGCGCTCTTCAGGTCAAGGTGCTTTACACTCCCGGCCACACTGATGATTCGATATGTCTCTGTGTAGGCGACGTCGTCTTTACCGGTGATACGCTTTTTGTCGGCAAGGTTGGCGGGACGGACCTTGCTGAACAGGCGGTGACGGAGTTTGGCTCACTCCATGAGAAACTTCTTTCCCTTCCAGAGACGACTCGTGTTTTTCCCGGTCATGATTACGGCGTTGCGCCGGAATCGACTATCGGGCACGAACGGCGTACAAACCCCTTTCTTCTTCAGCCCGACCTTGAATCCTTTATCGGCTTGAAGCGCAACTGGGCGGCGTATAAAAAGGCTCACGGGATTGCCTGA
- a CDS encoding FAD-binding protein, with amino-acid sequence MKPFDIVVVGGGGAGLYAAMEAMKTNPALNIAVLSKIYPNRSHTSAAQGGANAALGNKAKDDTVEMHVFDTIKGSDYLADQDAAEVLCSEAPKIIRELDNIGTPWSRMDDNTIAQRPFGGAGRPRCCYCADKTGHTILQTLYEQCLRKGVFFFNEYFVLSLSTEGSKSKGLLAMNIRTGKVEAFPARAVIFATGGYSKMYWNRSSNAAGNSGDGQAVAYRAGIPLKDMEFVQFHPTGLRKSGLLVTEGARGEGGYLINNKGERFMNNYAPEKMELGPRDLVSRSIETEILQGRGFESPAGQYMHLDLTHLGADLIKSRLPQIREMSMYFEGVDPIEEPIPIRPTAHYSMGGIDTDIYGRTPMDGVYAAGEAACVSVHGANRLGGNSLLEILVFGRIAGHAAAEEARSFDPGEISSREVEDMELELREYMKPSGHYERYGALREELGQTLAINVGIFREASKIEKGIADVAALKERFSHVRVFDTSDVFNTNLIQVLELKNMLDLAETVAAGAYAREESRGSHTRTDFPKRDDEKWHKHTMYTYENGKPVLGEKPVTMGKYELQERTY; translated from the coding sequence ATGAAGCCATTTGATATCGTTGTCGTCGGCGGCGGCGGTGCAGGGTTATATGCGGCTATGGAAGCCATGAAAACCAACCCCGCGTTGAATATCGCCGTTTTGTCCAAAATTTATCCCAATCGGTCCCATACGTCAGCCGCGCAGGGTGGTGCCAATGCTGCTCTCGGCAACAAGGCGAAGGATGATACGGTTGAAATGCATGTATTCGATACCATCAAGGGGAGCGACTATCTTGCCGATCAGGATGCGGCAGAGGTACTCTGCTCCGAGGCGCCCAAGATTATCCGGGAACTTGATAATATCGGTACTCCGTGGTCGAGAATGGATGACAATACCATTGCCCAGCGGCCTTTCGGCGGCGCGGGAAGACCCCGATGCTGTTATTGCGCGGATAAAACCGGCCATACTATTCTTCAGACCCTTTACGAGCAGTGTCTTCGCAAAGGGGTGTTTTTCTTCAATGAGTATTTTGTTCTCAGTCTGTCAACCGAGGGAAGTAAATCCAAAGGATTGCTTGCCATGAATATCCGCACAGGCAAGGTTGAAGCGTTTCCGGCAAGAGCAGTGATCTTTGCTACGGGAGGCTACTCCAAAATGTACTGGAACCGTTCAAGCAACGCTGCAGGTAACAGCGGCGATGGCCAGGCTGTTGCCTACAGAGCCGGTATTCCTTTGAAGGATATGGAGTTCGTTCAGTTCCACCCCACCGGTCTGAGAAAGAGCGGTCTGCTCGTTACGGAAGGTGCCAGAGGTGAAGGCGGCTACCTGATCAATAACAAGGGGGAGCGCTTCATGAACAACTACGCCCCTGAGAAGATGGAGCTCGGACCTCGTGATCTGGTTTCCCGTTCAATCGAGACCGAAATTCTTCAGGGAAGAGGTTTTGAAAGCCCGGCCGGTCAGTATATGCATCTCGATCTTACCCATCTTGGTGCCGATCTCATCAAATCGAGGCTTCCGCAGATTCGTGAGATGTCGATGTACTTTGAAGGTGTCGATCCTATTGAAGAGCCGATTCCGATCAGGCCGACCGCGCATTATTCCATGGGTGGTATTGATACTGATATTTATGGACGCACACCAATGGATGGAGTCTATGCTGCCGGTGAGGCGGCATGTGTGTCTGTTCATGGCGCAAATCGTCTCGGAGGAAACTCTCTGCTTGAAATCCTCGTGTTCGGCAGGATCGCCGGTCATGCGGCAGCAGAGGAGGCCAGAAGCTTCGATCCGGGTGAGATATCGTCTCGGGAGGTCGAAGATATGGAACTCGAACTAAGAGAGTATATGAAGCCTTCCGGTCACTATGAGCGTTATGGAGCGCTTCGCGAGGAGCTTGGCCAGACTCTTGCAATCAATGTGGGAATTTTCCGTGAAGCCTCGAAAATCGAAAAGGGTATCGCTGATGTTGCAGCGCTGAAAGAGCGTTTCAGCCATGTCCGTGTCTTTGATACCAGTGATGTGTTTAATACCAATCTCATACAGGTGCTTGAGCTCAAAAATATGCTCGATCTTGCCGAAACTGTCGCAGCCGGAGCATATGCAAGAGAGGAGAGCCGTGGTTCACATACCCGAACGGATTTTCCGAAGCGCGATGACGAGAAGTGGCATAAGCACACCATGTACACCTATGAGAACGGTAAGCCTGTGCTTGGCGAAAAACCTGTCACCATGGGTAAGTATGAGCTACAGGAAAGAACTTATTAA